The Coffea arabica cultivar ET-39 chromosome 2c, Coffea Arabica ET-39 HiFi, whole genome shotgun sequence genome includes the window CCTTCTGCTGATAGGTATCTATACTCAAAGTAGATCATCATAATCATTTAAATGAGGTGCCATTCTGCTTATAACATCTTATAGAATGTTTACATACTGTGTGCAGATGGCTCTTATACCTCGAAATGCCATGGGGCATGGGTGGCTAAGACCTGCCACTGGAGTTATTGAGCTTTCACAGTGCATTGTTCAGGTGATGTGTTTAATCAGGTGGTATCAAATTTTGATGTTTTAAACATCAAAGAGCTTGTCAACTCTCTCAAATAGTAAATAGTTCAAGAAGGGAGATGTCTGAATAGTATGTGAACTTGATTTATATACAATGGGATCTGATGCAGGCTGTTCGTCTTAGTGCAAGGAGGGTCTCATCCACCGATGGTATTGCTTCTTTTCTACAACTTCCACACTTCAGCGAAGCCGTTGCAGAAAAATTAGCTCGCAAGGTATGCTGAACCTTTACGTACCGAGTTACTCCATTCCCCAGTTTCATTGGTAACCTGCAGCAATTAGTTTCTTGAGATGCTTCAAGTCATTTTGGCGGTTTCATCTTTGAAAATGAGTTCAAGAGAGAATGCTAAATTTCCCTGGAAACTGAATATCTGAATTTCTTGCTAACTGGGCATGCATGTACTTCTGTGCCAACGAGGGGCACCTAATGATGGTCCTTGCTTGCTTTTGCGCATTATTACAATTATTGGGGTAGTTGGGAATTGTGGTGGTGATCCTTGCTTTTGCTCATATAATCACAATTATTGGGTTAGTTGGGAATTCTGGTGTGCAACTCAACATTTCCTGGATTGGTTGATGTTGTTTGATCCTTGATCTTCATTTAATGGCAGAAGGTAGGATTTCAGGAGCTTCAGGGAATGAGTCTTAAAGAACGTCTTGAGTTGCTTTCTGAGGTAGCTGGCTTCTCTGCTGCTGAAATCCAAGATGTGGAGAAGGTGCTGGGGTTGATGCCTTGTCCAACAGTTGAAGTTACTTGTGAGACCGAGGGTGAGGAGTGTATACAAGAAGGTGACATTGTGACGGTACAGGCTTGGGTGACTTTAAAACGTGCTAATGGTGCTAATGGTTTGATCAAGGCCGTCCCACATGCCCCATCCTATCCAttccacaaggaagaaaatttcTGGCTTTTGCTTGCAGACGCCAATGCCAAGAATGTGTGGTTTTCACAGAAGGTcaattttatggatgaagctGCAGCAGTAATTGCCGCTTCACAAGCAGTTCGGGAGAAAATGGAAGTCCTGGGGGCAGCTGGCGATGAGACTGGTGCCGCAGTGATAGAAGCTGTTGATAGAGTTAGGAGTGGTTCCCGAGTCATCATGGGCAAGTTTCTAGCTCCAGCTGAAGGAAATTACAACTTGACTTGTTATTTGCTTTGTGATTCCTGGATAGGTTGTGATAAGACAACGAGCTTGAAGGTGAAAGTCTCAAAACGGAGCAGAAGTATGACTCGAAGGGGTCAAGTGATGGAGGAAGAACCCATTCCGGAGGATCTCAGTGAAGACGGAGAGGAGATTGAAGAAGAGAAAGGTGAGGATTATGAGAGCGAGTACagtgaagatgaagatgaaaaacCCAACACAAGTAAAAAAAACTTTGTGAAAGGCCCTGCAGTAGGAAAGGGCAGGGAGGATAAAAAGAAGGGGTGGTCCAATAAAGGCCCTGCTCGCAAGAAGGGCAGGTAATACAGACAGATGAGAAAGTGCAAAGTTGGAAGTTCCAATCTCTGAGGTGATACGATGGCATGTGGTCAAAGGGGAGCACCTCCCTAATTTTACAGTATGATGCTAGAACGACGAATTATGTTAGTTGTCAACCTCACAGAAGATATTGAAAATTTTTGCTGGATAGATTTAGTTGCATGTGGGATTTTGCTTTCTCTCCTTTGTCTGCTGCTGCTTTTAGTGTAATTTACCAAATCATCCATGTTGTCTGTTGTCTGTTGATGAGAGCTTCGGTGTAGTTGAGTTTAGCTGAGAGATGGAGAACAACAACAACATTTGATGCATTCTTTAGGACTCGTGTTCGTGCTTGCTCTGAGAAgagttttctgttttttttttgggtcggtgggggggggggggtgaagAGTGAAGGAGGAGGGAGCATGCCTATGTTGGCAGAATGGGAGCAGCAACTAATAATAGTAGCGAATGCAATGTCCGATGGTGGATAAATCTGAACTTAAAAAATGAAACTGGCCGCCAACTGAGTGGGTATTCTCCAATGGCTGGCTGGGCATCTATTGTGAATATTCTTCTTATTCGGTCCAGATCTTTTTGCAGATGGGTTCCGAATCTGTCCAGATCATTCATCATCATTTCGCATCCCACCCTGTTTTGACAATTTCATAACAGTTAATCGATGTGTTTATTGATGAATGgtagattatttgagataaattatttttttaaaaaaaatattgtaatgattcaacaatcaaataaattttgacaaatatgAAAGGACGCAATTCACTGTCCGAATGCGTCCGTTTGTTGGCGGGGACAGAGACCACAGTGCGACTGCTACTTGGGGTTTATTTTGGGTTAAATTAAatgagaaagggaaaaaaaataataataataataaagttcGGGACGTTGCccaatcatcatcatcttcatcatcatcatataACAGAAACAagagggaggaaaaaaaagagaaccaCACTCCCGCGGCCCAATCTCTACAGAAAACTATGAAGCATTTCCGCTGCCCcaaccaccatttttcttctttctttctttcttttattcttgAGTAGCATTTCTGCTCTCTGACTCCAATATTTACGTTACGGCTAGCTGACTGACTGAAATTGACTGCTTTCTAATACCATTGGTTGGTTTGGGCAAATTCCAATTCTTTGACTCTTTTCTTTACCGCCTCGAAAAACATGCTGATGCTCGAACCCCCCGCCGCGGCCGTCCTTCTCTCCCGCCGTAGCTTCGATCCCATCATTCCTCGTCGCCTTCCTCACTCGGCTACCTTTTTCATCTCCCGGTATAATAAGAAAGCAaagaatttattaaatttatgTACTACCAAGTTTCACGAATCTTTTTCACCCCTTATCTTATCCTTGCACTACCGTGCAAATTTGGGTTTTGCAGGAACAAGTACAGCAAATTGAGGGATCATTCATGCCCGGGAAACTCAAGCAGCTGCGCCTCCAGACGAAATGGGATTCGAGCGTCCGCAAAAGAGCAGCCCAATtgttctggttctggttctggttcagGGCCCGTGAAACAGAATGCCAAGCCCCTGAGATATCATCCGTTTGAGGAAATTGCGGAGTCAGAGCTGAATGCAAATGGGGAGGCTAGGCTTACCCCTGCTGAAACCACTAGGACCTTGATTGAGGTACACCCCTTCATCTTTATTCTTTCTAGTGGTGCCGCCGATAGATACATGCATTTTCTTGCGGAGGACTTGCGGAAGTTCTCAGCTGATGTTGCTGGTGAATTTTGTCACAGGTAAACAGCAAAGCCACCCTTATGTTTTCGAGTTTAGTTAATGAACAAGTCCATGAGAATATTTTCTGGCCGGATATGCCTTACGTGACTGATGAGCATGGAAGTAGGATGGTCTATCTCTTCTCTTGTTGTTCTTCAATTCTAGTATGCATAGCtgtttatctttttctttgatAGCCTAGTCGATTCATTGAAACTTTGTTGGCTCGCTCTTGGCTGTTAACCAGATATTTACTTTCAAGTAAAGCATGATGAAGACATTCTGCAAACTCTGTCGAGCGATGACAACCTCGTGGTGTGTAATGTAGATAAGTAGGCCTCTTTCTTCTAGTATACGTGATATGCAATTTAATTTCTGCTCAACTTGTATGTTTTTATTCAGTAGTGATACTTGTGGAGGAGATGGCGTGTATGCTATATCATGATTATTTAAATGGCTATACCTGTGCATCATGCAAGATTAATGTGGAGCTGAAATTATGCCTCAGACGATACTCAAATTTGTTAGATGTATAGAGATCATTTAAGAAAGTGAGAGGATACTGATTGTCTTGCAGAATACAAGCCAAGTTTGTAATCCATCTCGTAAAGTTGACAGTAGCTACTATGCCAGCAACCATACTTTCTTTGTGTCAAAAGAAAATCTAGATGAAGGATGGAACTCCCTGACATTAAAATGCATGGATGACAATGTCCTTTCGTTATTTCCTTGGTGCTTCTAAACTTGAAACCATTCATCTTTCACATGATGCAGCAAGTCATTATTGGGTTAGACACTGCAGAAATGCTCAGTGAGATTGAGTTACTTGGTCAATCAGAAATTGACTTTGGCATTGATGAATTTGACGATGAAGATAGTGatgttgatgatgaagatggcGAAGACGAGGGTGAGGATGACAACGGTTATGAGAAGGTAGCTACTTGTTCTTTCCTTAATCATTGGCCATTTCAAAGTCACCAGTTGCTAGACTGCCTATTACTCTTAGTTTCAATGCTTGTCTGCAGGACTGGGTTGCCATAATTGACAATGATGAAGATCAGGATGAGGATTCTGATGGATCACTTGGAGACTGGGCTAAATTGGAGACCATGCGCTCTTCTCATCCAATGTATTTTGCTAAAAAGTTATCTGAGGTAACTTGTCTCACGAATTAGATTTGAAAAATGAGCTATTTCATTTCCTTCTGATTTGATAAAATGGTAGTTTCAAGTCATCCTGTTCTCATTGCCAGGCTGCATCAGATGATCCCATAGATTTTATGGACCAGCCACCTGCTGGCCTTGCTATTCAAGGCCTTCTAAGACCTGCATTTGTTGAAGAACATGCTGTGATCCAGAAACACATTACTGACAATCAAATTATTGAGGATAATACTGATCAGATTACCAAAATGGAAGGGCATAAAGAAAATGAGATTATTCAAATTAATGGTCACAAACATGAACATGGATCAGCTCAGGAAGGGATCAATAGGGTTGAGGAATTGGAGAGTGATGAAACTCCAGGAAATGGAACTTCGTTTTACAAACTAGAGATGGTGAAAATCCAGCTAATTTCAGCGCATGGAAACCAAGTAAGTTTTTGTTCTTATATTCTTTTTTCTTGACTAAGGATTTGTATGTATTCTGTTTGGTGTTGACACAGTCTAATCTACCTTGGAGCCAATAATCACTGGGCTTGGTTTATTAAACTTGTATCTGGCAACTTGAATGTTGGCCTTAACTCTTGAAAGACATGCACATACATTTCTCAAGACCATGTCAACTGCCTTCAGGATCCTCCTGATTAAGATAAGAAGAATGTGTAATTTTCCATTTGTTTCACAGAATTTTGTTGAAATAGAAGACTTTAGGAGAGCAAGACCTGATGCAATTGCACATTCGGCTGCCAAAATCATCAGTCGTCTGAAAGCTGGTGGAGAAAAGACTACACAAGCTCTTAAATCACTTTGTTGGAGATGCAAGGGTATTCAAGTGGAGGTAACAGATAAAACATCTTCGCTATCTCCACACAACACCccaacccaaaaaataaaatgaaaaaaagaaaaaagtatgtGCACAATTAGCAAAAGAGTTGTGGAAGACCAGGATATTTTACAATTAACTGGTGGTTTTCCTGAAAGAAATAAATTACTCGGTTGACCGCTTAAGTTGTCATGAATTCTATGCAACAGAAAAGATGCATGTATCAATTTTCTCACCTCAGCTACCAAACTAACTTAATTGCTTATGGCACGAAGTTGAGATTTATTTGAAGAAGACAAATTATCTCATTGtcatgtttctttttctttgaaattcttCTCAGAAGAGTTTTTAATCCAATATGTACAGGAGGTTGCTCTCATTGGTGTAGATAGCATTGGTTTTGACTTGAGAGTTTGCTCTGGAACACAAGTTCAAACACTGCGATTTGCATTTAACAAAAGGGTATAATGTTAATCTTTGGTAAATTACCTTggatatttgttttttttttcctcgtaTCTTTCAACATAATTTAGCTTGTCCAAACTTGATTGCGCCTTTTGTACAAGTTTATTCTGGCAATTGGGTGTCATGTTACCCACATGTGATTGGCCCTTTTGTATGATGCTCTATGGCAAGAATAAAGAACTGAGATACTACCAGCTTCCATTGCTTggataaaaagaattaaaaactaTTTAGAATCATAAATTCTTTGTGTCACAGTTGGGCTATTTGGATGCATATAGGATTGTTGTTAATAATTTGTTATGTTTCTGTTAGATCTCCTTAGCATACCATTTTACAGTGTAATCTCATGAAACATgtatgaaaaagaaaacagtTAGAATCATTTTTTTAGGTCATTGTCTTTCTTTTACCTTCTATTTCCCGTGCTACCAACGTAGTTTCTTCGCATGCCTTTTTGGAAGTAGCACATTTATGTTCTTGACCATCAAGTTATTCTTGCGCCAAATTGCCATTCAAATGAATACAAAATGCTGGGTGCCTCTTGACAAGATTCTTcctttaaaaatattataatctCTCTATTGGAATATCTTGGTATTTGCAGGCCTCCTCTGAATATAGTGCTGAAAGGCAACTCAATCACCTGCTGTTTCCGAGGGCCAACCACAAGCTCCAACAGAAGAAAGAAGCTCACCAGACTGAATTATAAGGATTCAGTTGCATTCTAACTTGTGCCTCTGTTGATCGGAATTGTATATAACACGTAGAAGATTTGCTGCTCAGATTCAGCTTATTTTATTTTGTCGCGTGCTAGTAATAATGGTAACCAGTCCGTTGTTGCTTTGCTTCTAACATGAAGAGTGTACTGCAACTTCTGTTCCTGATTGTATTGTTTAGGCTGATTGTTCTGCTCTGTTCTAGAGAAATCTATGTATGTTAGAAGCTGGAAAAAGTTTTTTTCACATCTAAAAGCAGGACTCAGTGTTGGATGTAGCAAATAGTAGTGAAGATGTATTCCAATTGGAAAACTGAATGGTATCATGTTTTCTGGGCATGAGATCCAACTGGTAAGAAAGGATTTTCTGTACCATGTTACATGAATGAAATCAGGGGGTCCAAATTTTTGCCTTACAAAAAGTTTCCAGTCTAATGAATGCGTGACATCTTAACTGAGAAGAAAGTTACCAAgggatgaaagagaaaaaagatcCTGAAACGCTCAGCCAATAATGAAGCTGATACTAATAGTTGCAGTTAGAAAACAGCGCCAGAGCCTTAGCCTCTTTGGTATGTGCTAATGTTGAAGAATGCGCCCAATTGCTCGGTAAGCAAGGATACGATTATGTTAATTTGCAGATGAAATGACAATTCTTAACACCAGTTTCTTCATAGTTATTATTGTTGGGTAAGGATACATATTGCTCATTATTTGTCTACGGAAGACTCTCCATTGCAGAATGGTGAAAATCATACATGGAGGGAGGAGTTTTGATTGTTGATGCGAGTCTCATACACCAGCTGTGCACTGAGAAGATCCACAACGGCAGAACCAACTGATTTGAACACTGTAATCTCCTCGGAATCCCTCCTCCCAATTTCCTTCTCTCCGTTGATCAACTCCACCAAGTCCCCCACAATATCATCCCTTGTGATCACCCCCCTCTGGAATGCACCCACCAACTCCCCAGCCTCCACCAGGGCTGCCTCATTATCGATGAACACTCTCCCCCTCCTTATGGCCTCATCATCGCACTCCCTCATAGAATGCTGAAACGATCCCACCAAATCCAAATGGGCTCCAACCTTCAACTCCACTCCTTTCACCAATGGCGTCTCCGAACTCGTGGCACAGCTCACTATATCTCCTAGCCTCACCACCTCCTCCAAGGACGCGTTACTCGCCTCGAGACAGACCCCTTCAAGTCGACCTTCACCGTTCAACTTCTCAACCAAAGTTTTCGCTTTTTCGAAGCTTCTGTTCCATATTATCACTCTCTTAAGACTTGGCCTTACAGTCAAATGAGCTTTGATCAAATGGGGTGCTAAAGAACCAGCACCTATCATCACAAAGGTCTCCGAGTCTTTTCTGGATAAGTATTGTGAAGCTAAAGCAGAAACGCAAGAAGTGCGGTAAACGGTTAGTTCAGTGGCATCGATGGAAGCCAAGGTTTGGCCGGTGAGGGAGTGGAAGAGCACATAACTTGCGTGAACTCCGCGTAAGTTGAGGGTGGAGTTGTTGGGGTGGAAGGTGACAAGCTTGACTCCGATGTAAGGAAGAGCAGGGGAGAGAGACCAGGACGGCATGAGGAGGAGAGAGGAGAAAGGGCTTGTTTGGTGAGCTTGGCGAACTGGGGATTGGATGGTGGCGGAAACGGTGGGGAGGGCGGACTGAAGGTGGGTGATGAGGGATTTGTGGGTGAGAAGGGAATGAAGGGTCTGTGTCGAGATGTAGATCGGCGGCGTGATGGTTGAGGTGAGATCAACTTGATATTGCTTGGCAGCCATGGAAATGGTTGGCGAATTGAGAAGTGGCAGGCGAATTGAGAAGATACTAGGAGGCATAAACGCACTTCGTGCGATGGAAATGTAAAATGCCCTGCCGAGTTTTGTATAgagcaaaaagcaaaatataTCAAGTATAGAAATTGTAATTTATGTAGAAAAAATATACCGATTATTAGTAAAATCTAAAATGAATGGATCTTTAAACATGTAGTCTATGGAGTTATGTCTATTCAATAATTTGTTTTGCATATGGAAACTATTTGCAAAAGAAAtcacaataattaattattagttaaaaaagaaaaaaaggaattaaaaaagaaaaaaaaggacatCAAAGTTATCCAAGAAACACTTCAAACATTCACTATCAAATTTGTTTGTTGCTTCTAGTTAGTGAATACACGAGAATGGGATACCAAACACCTAAAATTCATATTTGAGATAGCATAGTTCATCAGACAATGTAACTAAATATTAGGAATGTCTCGACCAAATGTGCTTAATTGTGCGTGGTTAATTGTTCAGTTGAGCGTTTTCTATGAAATTGAAAGGAGTAGAGCTTTTTCCATGCTATGCTGATTGTGGACTTACCCATATCGAGCGTATGGGCTATCATATTCACTCGGAATCACCGCCAACACCTGCACCTGCACCATCACCAGCAACAGGAGTGGCAACAGAGGAAATGAGAGCACGAGGGGAAGTACTCTCTACTTATTGTACTGTTTAAAATTACATGTACTCATCAAGCCTATGGGTCGAATTAATCAAAACTGTAGTATCTACGTCCGACACAATAGCCATTTCTTTGGTCTCTCTTCTTTCCCAGTAGAAAACCCAGGCAGCCTTTCAACTGACTCATTCTTGTGGAGATTATATACCATCCATATTTGTACAAAGTACTTTGTTTCAGAAAATACTCTATAAAGACAAAAATAATGCTTGTAAACCACATTGTTATACCAAAGAACTTCCAAATTGCTCATCCACAGAAGCTACGACATATCCCGTGCAGAAAACACACTCAAGTCCGGCAACAAAATTGACATTGCACGTAAACAAAAATTGTTGGAAACAAGTACCACATCATCATTTTGTCAACATTACTTTCACTAAACACAAAACTGAATGGCCAGTGGCCCTACTAATATTGCAAAAAATACCAAATCTGCACTAATTTGAAGTCTATGAGGGGAAAAACAGATTTTCAAGTCTTTAATTGTTTAAGCGATAAACAAACGGAGAGAACTCCAACACAGTATGAACTTAGTAACCCCTTTGAGATCATTGACCACATCATATGGAATTGGGGTTACAGTCTCTAAAGTTGCACCTTCTACCACGAAACCAGGTTTGGGGCCTTCAGGTTGCCTCTTGGTACTGATGACCTCACCTCTTGCCTTTGCTGCAGCCTTCAATTCATCATTTCTCCTGATTCTATACTTGATTTCCTCGTTGCATCGAGAAGGCTAAACATGCTCTACGCAAACATGAATCCTCATCCTGATAATCCTGTTACCAACCTGCAGGTAAAATTCGTGGAAGCAAAGATCAGCTTGCTTTCAAGATAATGGGATATAAAGTAACAATGTCATGATGATGTGTACAAAAATTTCACTATTAGAAACCAGGATGTTGATCAATGATGCAGAAGGAAGCAGAAGACAACCTAAACATTCTTGGGTCGCTCCTAATAGGTGTATCATGTATCTCATACATCAATAAAGCAACAGGGAGTTTAGTAAATGAAACTCATGCAGCTCCTTGAACAGTGGCTATTagtgaaaacagaaaaagtAATGGCATGATATGGCATCTTGCAGTCTGCAGGAGCTAATTTTTATAACACACTCAAAATTATGCTACTGATCTCATCAGTTGAAATAGAACATCTATTTCAAGTTGAATTCATTTATTCTTTTTAAGCTTTTTCATATTTGTTCTTTGGGCTGTCTAACAAGTATTATACACAAATCTAATACAGAAGATTAGAATAGAAGATAAGTGCCAATGACTATCTTATGCCTTACTGATTAATAGATTAACACATTGTTCTCAATGGAATGGAATAGGAAAATATTTCATGAAACCCATGCTCACAGTCTCACCAGATAGGAAAAAAGCACAAGTACAATTTGTTTTGTGCGGTAGTCTATCTCTGAGGTTCTGAGTAAGCCAACTAATTGGGTTCAAATTGAACATTAACCTGACGTTTTACATAAGTAATTGTACTTCGAGTCAACATTCTGATAATTAGAATAGATGTTACATGTTAAGTTAATGCATAACACTTAGCAGCTGAAGACAAGGAAATTAAtgcaaaaaaaatagaacactTGCCCAAAGAGATGTCCACCCAAATTGCACCTCTGAATCATAAccagttttaaattttaagtcCTTGCCAACTGTGTGCTCCAATCATTTGAATCAAAATTAGACCTGTACCTGCACATGTGGAATATcagaataaaataatatatcaACGTGAAAAATCGAAACACATATCAATGGTAACGACAAAAGTTACGCAGATTGCCTCCATCACCTAGTGGCTTCCTTCTCTAGTTAGAAGCACATCCCACCATTTTAAGGTTTACTTATAAGAAGCAAAAAACATTTATTTCTATGTCCTAATCATCATAAATTCATAAGAAACTCAGAAGCAATTCTTTGTGGATTGTAAGCTGATTATACATAGGATAATAGCATTACTTGCATTAAGCATCacaggcaaaaataaaatatgcagGAAAATAAACAAGAAATCAACCCCTGCTTGCTAGAATTtagtcaaatttagaaaatgcaaaaacatTATACCGAAATTTAATCCACTATCAAGTATCACAATAGAATTCCTAAGGCGGCTTTCTAAATCTCTGCTATTCCAAAAGATCCAAGTCATCTCCTCAAGCTTAATACATCACATTACATAATAAACAAGCATATTAATCACCAATGCAGAAATACCCTTACTGCATTCTATAATCACCGAAAAATTTTGGAGAGTCTGCTTTATAAATGCAGGTGAGCATTCGACAACTTTAcaaatcaaaaagtcaaaagcatATAGGAATTGCAAGAGACACggaccaaaaaaaattttctttacaGATCAAGAGGGTAAAACCAGatctaaccaaaaaaaaaaaaaaaaaccaccgcCACCAAGAGAATGAAAATATAAAGTCATTATTTGTCTCATAAGACCTGATGTTCTCTATATTGACAACAAGATAGAAGCAAAATTAGATAAATAAGATTAATGGAATACataaatttccaatttttaaGCAAAATTGTAGAAGTACAAAACTTCTTTCTGAGACTTGCAAAACCCAAGCCTGTAGCCCAAAGAACCTACAGCATTTAATTTGCCACAATTGAAGACATACTTAAAGAAACCAAGGTACCATATATTTCCTTTTTTCAGTGCTTAGGCAGACACAAACATACAGAGTTAAAGAAAATCAAGCGCACTTCATAGAAAAGATGGATTCTTT containing:
- the LOC113724961 gene encoding uncharacterized protein At3g49140 isoform X1, whose amino-acid sequence is MLMLEPPAAAVLLSRRSFDPIIPRRLPHSATFFISRNKYSKLRDHSCPGNSSSCASRRNGIRASAKEQPNCSGSGSGSGPVKQNAKPLRYHPFEEIAESELNANGEARLTPAETTRTLIEVNSKATLMFSSLVNEQVHENIFWPDMPYVTDEHGNIYFQVKHDEDILQTLSSDDNLVQVIIGLDTAEMLSEIELLGQSEIDFGIDEFDDEDSDVDDEDGEDEGEDDNGYEKDWVAIIDNDEDQDEDSDGSLGDWAKLETMRSSHPMYFAKKLSEAASDDPIDFMDQPPAGLAIQGLLRPAFVEEHAVIQKHITDNQIIEDNTDQITKMEGHKENEIIQINGHKHEHGSAQEGINRVEELESDETPGNGTSFYKLEMVKIQLISAHGNQNFVEIEDFRRARPDAIAHSAAKIISRLKAGGEKTTQALKSLCWRCKGIQVEEVALIGVDSIGFDLRVCSGTQVQTLRFAFNKRASSEYSAERQLNHLLFPRANHKLQQKKEAHQTEL
- the LOC113724961 gene encoding uncharacterized protein At3g49140 isoform X2 → MLMLEPPAAAVLLSRRSFDPIIPRRLPHSATFFISRNKYSKLRDHSCPGNSSSCASRRNGIRASAKEQPNCSGSGSGSGPVKQNAKPLRYHPFEEIAESELNANGEARLTPAETTRTLIEQVIIGLDTAEMLSEIELLGQSEIDFGIDEFDDEDSDVDDEDGEDEGEDDNGYEKDWVAIIDNDEDQDEDSDGSLGDWAKLETMRSSHPMYFAKKLSEAASDDPIDFMDQPPAGLAIQGLLRPAFVEEHAVIQKHITDNQIIEDNTDQITKMEGHKENEIIQINGHKHEHGSAQEGINRVEELESDETPGNGTSFYKLEMVKIQLISAHGNQNFVEIEDFRRARPDAIAHSAAKIISRLKAGGEKTTQALKSLCWRCKGIQVEEVALIGVDSIGFDLRVCSGTQVQTLRFAFNKRASSEYSAERQLNHLLFPRANHKLQQKKEAHQTEL
- the LOC113724959 gene encoding dnaJ protein ERDJ2A-like isoform X1; this encodes MAASDETGALFPIFILATIALPLVPYTILKLFRPASKKTRSIHCDCSDCFRSGKYRKSISSQTSNFLTCHNLMIIMLWFFMGILVFYIKNMSREIQVFEPFGILGLVPGASDSQIKKAYRRLSIQYHPDKNPDPDAHKYFVEYISKAYQALTDPISRENFEKYGHPDGRQGFQIGIALPQFLLNNNGESGGILLLSIVGVVILLPLVMAVVYLARSSKYTGNYVKRETLVTYFQSMKLSLSLRKVVDIFIEAEEYKSLPVRRTDEDPIQKLFTIVRNELSLDQKNGKQEEAKFWKQHPAVIKTALLLQAHLTREKTVLTPDLQCDLNFVLQLAPRLLEELMKMALIPRNAMGHGWLRPATGVIELSQCIVQAVRLSARRVSSTDGIASFLQLPHFSEAVAEKLARKKVGFQELQGMSLKERLELLSEVAGFSAAEIQDVEKVLGLMPCPTVEVTCETEGEECIQEGDIVTVQAWVTLKRANGANGLIKAVPHAPSYPFHKEENFWLLLADANAKNVWFSQKVNFMDEAAAVIAASQAVREKMEVLGAAGDETGAAVIEAVDRVRSGSRVIMGKFLAPAEGNYNLTCYLLCDSWIGCDKTTSLKVKVSKRSRSMTRRGQVMEEEPIPEDLSEDGEEIEEEKGEDYESEYSEDEDEKPNTSKKNFVKGPAVGKGREDKKKGWSNKGPARKKGR
- the LOC113724959 gene encoding dnaJ protein ERDJ2A-like isoform X2, with product MAASDETGALFPIFILATIALPLVPYTILKLFRPASKKTRSIHCDCSDCFRSGKYRKSISSQTSNFLTCHNLMIIMLWFFMGILVFYIKNMSREIQVFEPFGILGLVPGASDSQIKKAYRRLSIQYHPDKNPDPDAHKYFVEYISKAYQALTDPISRENFEKYGHPDGRQGFQIGIALPQFLLNNNGESGGILLLSIVGVVILLPLVMAVVYLARSSKYTGNYVKRETLVTYFQSMKLSLSLRKVVDIFIEAEEYKSLPVRRTDEDPIQKLFTIVRNELSLDQKNGKQEEAKFWKQHPAVIKTALLLQAHLTREKTVLTPDLQCDLNFVLQLAPRLLEELMKMALIPRNAMGHGWLRPATGVIELSQCIVQAVRLSARRVSSTDGIASFLQLPHFSEAVAEKLARKVGFQELQGMSLKERLELLSEVAGFSAAEIQDVEKVLGLMPCPTVEVTCETEGEECIQEGDIVTVQAWVTLKRANGANGLIKAVPHAPSYPFHKEENFWLLLADANAKNVWFSQKVNFMDEAAAVIAASQAVREKMEVLGAAGDETGAAVIEAVDRVRSGSRVIMGKFLAPAEGNYNLTCYLLCDSWIGCDKTTSLKVKVSKRSRSMTRRGQVMEEEPIPEDLSEDGEEIEEEKGEDYESEYSEDEDEKPNTSKKNFVKGPAVGKGREDKKKGWSNKGPARKKGR
- the LOC113724964 gene encoding protein SAR DEFICIENT 4-like: MPPSIFSIRLPLLNSPTISMAAKQYQVDLTSTITPPIYISTQTLHSLLTHKSLITHLQSALPTVSATIQSPVRQAHQTSPFSSLLLMPSWSLSPALPYIGVKLVTFHPNNSTLNLRGVHASYVLFHSLTGQTLASIDATELTVYRTSCVSALASQYLSRKDSETFVMIGAGSLAPHLIKAHLTVRPSLKRVIIWNRSFEKAKTLVEKLNGEGRLEGVCLEASNASLEEVVRLGDIVSCATSSETPLVKGVELKVGAHLDLVGSFQHSMRECDDEAIRRGRVFIDNEAALVEAGELVGAFQRGVITRDDIVGDLVELINGEKEIGRRDSEEITVFKSVGSAVVDLLSAQLVYETRINNQNSSLHV